From Candidatus Binatia bacterium:
CAAGGCGGTCCAGGGCCGGATCAAGCGGTGGATCTACAACAACAAGACCGACCCCGCCGTCGCCATGATCAAGCGCTCGACCCGTGCAACGGACACGATCCTCGACCTCTCGGCTTCTCCGCTGTTTTCCGTTTTGAGCGGGCGCCGGGGCCCGGGGTACGCGGACATCGTGATGCCGGGCACGTTTCGCGACGCGGCGGAGGAGAGTCGGTTCGTCGAACGACTTCGAGCCGACCCGCCCGCCTTCGTCCTGGAGCCCAAGACACCCTTCGACGCTGTCAGCGCCAACGCGCTCGCGCTCACGGCGCCGGAGCTCACCGTCTGGATCGAGGATAACTATGGCCGCGGGCCTGAAACTCCGCACTTCGTCGGCCGCCCCCGTCGCCCGCAGCCACTCTCCGCCCAGAGCGATCTCTCGTCCGATACCGAATAGAAGCGCCGCGAGGATTCGGGCCGGAACTTCTCCGCCAGGTTCCGAAGCCGCCGTCGATCCGAGCGGGTTAGGGTCGCCCCTGGCGGGATGGTTTCTGCGCTCGCGGAACCCAGCCGACGAACGCCCAGCTTCGCTCGCGCACCTGGTAGTTCTCGTTGATCCACGCGGCGAGCAGCGGTGCCGTCTGCGCGAAGCCGCGCTCTTCTCTCCCGTCGAAGGGCTTGGCGGGAGTGAGCACGAAGTCCGGCGGATCTTCGATCATGTGCTCGAGAAAACGCGCTTCCTCGGCTTCGTCGCGAAAGGTGCCGGGCATCACGATGTCCGCGACTCCCGGGCCGCGGCGACCGGTCAACACGTGCAGCATGGGTGACGAGGATAGGTCGAGCACGACATCCCCGGGCTTGGTGGCCTGTTTGATCCAGCGGACCCCGAGATCGACCGAATGTGGAATGAAGGCGTCACGAAACACGCGGTTCCCCGTTTCCGGGATGGGTCGGTGGCCCCCCAGCGTACCTAGGATCCATTGGTCCGATCGTTGCGCGACGGTCCAGCCTGCGAGCAGCAGGATTCCGACGGTGACCGCAATGCCGCTCGCCCAGCGCGTGGGAAGCCATCTGCGTACGCCCTGGTCCAACGAGCCCAGAAGATGCCCCATCAGCAGGAGAATCGGAGGAATCGCTGAGGTCAGGTGACCGCTGCATGCACGGCCGAACGCACGCGTCAGATAGACGGCTGCGAATACCGAAAGCGCAAGCAGGAGAGGATTGCGATAGGCATGGCCGGCGCGAAGGTCTCGCTGCCATCCCCACAGAACCCACGCGAGGTAGCCCCCTGCCACGGCGATCGCGATCCGAAACTCGAGCGCGACGAATGCGCCCTCGATCTGCGCCCGGTCTGACCAGGCCGGAAGGAATAGATCGGGGACGGGCAAGCTCTGTAGTGCGGTCATCTCCACCGGTCGCTGCACGACTTCGCTCCAGAGGACGCTCGGGCCCACGGTCCACGCGTACCACGCGATGACCGGGCCGGAGACGGTCAGGAGCCCCGCCGCATAGCTGCTGCCATCGCGAACCCAGACGCGCCAGTCGCGGGTGCTCGCCAGGATCCCGAGCCCGATTGCGATGCTCACGGCGAAGGTCGGTGTCAGTCGGAAGCAGAGGCCGATCCCGGCGAGAGCGCCGGCCGCGACCAGCCAGCGTGCGTCACCACTGCGCTGTCTACTGTGGAAGGCGAGAAGCGCGAGCACGCTGAAGCCCACGTACCGGTAGGCGAAAAGGTAATGCGATGCGTGCGATGAAGCAGAGTTCAAGGAGAGGAGAAGAGCGCCGATCAGCGCGTACCGCGGCTCCATCAAGCATCGGCCGAGGAGATAGAGGCTGATGCACAACGCCACGTTCAACATCGCGTAGATCCAGCGCGTGACGATCAATCCTGGAGGGTCCAGCGCGTAGCCGATCCACGCCGGCAACGCGTGCAATGGCGGGAAGACGAAGAACACGTCCTCGTAGAGGGTGCCGCCTTCGTGCAGTTGCTTCGCCGTGTAGTAGATCCAGCCTTCGTCCAGGAGGTTGAGGCCCTGGTGGACAAAGAGCGACTCGAACCACGTGCTCACCGCTGTGAGGAGGATCAGGTGCAAAGCAAGCGTGGCTCGATCGCGGTTCGTTTGGGCCTGCTCGGGTCGCCCGCGCTGGGCTCGGTTCTCGTTTGACATCGCGGGGCTATTTCAACCCCGCCGGTCTCTTCGCGACCGGAGGCTTCTCGTGGTCCCAACTGAGGAATCGCTCCGGGCGAAACCGGACCAGTGCACGCTCGCCGGTCCTCTCTCGGCGACGACCCGCGGAACCCCGAGGACGTCAGCGATGGACACGGAATACTCCATTTGACACATCACGGGCGCAGGGAAGTTCTGAACGTGGTCGAGGATGCCCGGATTGTAGTCGGCAAGACGTCCCGCGCCAAACTCCGTGTACTTCTGTTTGCTCCAGACCGCGAAACGGCTGTTTCCTACCGAGCAATGCTGCCGCGCTCCCTTGCTCTATGGCATCAGGTCATTGACGCGAGCAGCTCGGCCCGGCGCCTCTGCCGCTGCGAATGAGGCGAGGGCGCGGCTAAGGATCCGCCGACTCGGACTCCGCGACGACGACGACCCCCTTGCGGTGTTCCAGAAGCTGCGGCGTACTTTAAAGCCAGGTGGCAAATTGCTCCTGACCACGCCGAATACCGTTCGATTGGTAAACTTTGCCTTTATGGTCAATGGGCACAACTTCTTTGACCGCTACAAGGGCAATATCTACGGCCGCCACAATCGCGAATTTACGGTTCCGGAGTTGCGCCAGATTCTGGAACAGAACGGCTTTCGCATCACCGAATGTTAAGGTGCCGTACACCGCGCAGCAGCTCCGGCGGATGCTGGCGAAGGTTGGTGGTGACCCAAACCACCGCGGAGACAATATCTACGCACTGGATGAACGAGTCGACTAGTCGGGGATTGGGACTTTCCTCCGTGACTCTTTGTCCTACGGCGCTTGACCCGAAGGTTCCTTCTGTTTCGGCAGGGGTGGTCCGACCATCGTCCTCAGTCGACGGTAGCCGACATCAAGGGCCTTTTTGCCTCAATCGCCTTGATGTCTGCTACCGTCCGCACGACCGAGAATTCCCTCACGCGCCTTAACCACTTCCTTACCAACCCGTTTGCCTGCTCGACCTGGCCGAGATGGTGAACCCGAACCCGTTGCTGCAGCAACGGGTTCGAAATTGTCAGAACGAGAGGGGGCGGCTACCCAATTCTGTCACCGTGGATTTCGAAAACATTGGCGGCCTCTACCCCACGATGAGATCGCTCAACGGCCTCCCGCCCACCGACTAGGGCTGGCAGCAGACCGAGAGCACCTCTTCGTCTTTCTCGAAGGGGGCATCGGGCGACGACGGGTGCCAAGCTTCGCCCACGACCGCCCGCAGCGCCACCACACAACGCGCTCCGTCCGCGGTTTGGCAAACTTCCGCACAGGTAGCCGGCGCCGTCTGCCCCTGGGTCAATTTGGGCTTGGGCTGGATCACACAGCCCCGCTCTTTTCCGGCTCCGAAGCCAACGAGATTTGCAGGCGATAGCGTCGTGTTGCGACAGCCCGCGCTTGCATCGCGCGCGTAGACAGCACCACGAGGACCCCGGCAGAGAACCATTCGGGAAGGTGCTTCCCGTTTTGCCTTTCGCCCTCCCGGTTTGGCCACGCCTTCCTCACGGGCCTCCGCCGCGCGGGCTATCGGTTCTTGCGCAGGAGCGGGTCCCGCAAAGAGCAAGGTCAGAAAAAGTACGGCAAAGCTACGCACGATCGTATCCATTTTCAGCGTCCTCATCGGGTAGGGCCCAAACTAGTCCGTCTTGAAGAAGACGGCCTTGTTTCCACGGTAGGCTAGGTCCATGCCAGCACCAAGAAAGGCTCGCCGGTCGCGCTCCGGGCGTCAAGTAGCTCTTCGCAAGTGGCATCTTCGAAGGCAGCGACTGAACGTCTCACCGAGTTCTTGTTCGGCGCCACGAGTTGTTCCCGCCCTGGTCGACACTCTAAAAGAGGCCGTCGTCTACGGATTAGTCGACACTCACGAAGAGGTCGTAGTCTACATTTCCGTTTCGGCCGTACTCGTCAATCTTGATCCGGTAGGTGCCCGGAGCCAGCGCCAACGTAAGACGGCTATAGTAGCCAGGTCCACCATCGTCGTTGTATCCCAACTCTGATCCGCTGTTGTTGTAGATCCACAGTTGGGTATCGCCCCAGGGCCCCCCCGGCTGTGCTAGGGTATTTACGGTGACCGTCGTGGTGGAGGTCAGCTCGAAGAAGAAGTAGTCGTCTTCGCTGTTGCCGACGATCGCCCCCCGCAACAAGCCCGGCACCCCCGGGCCGCCGATGAGGAGTGGGTCGGCGGTGGCGGGCGTATTGTTGGGCTCGGTTTCAGTCTGAATCAGCTCGATCTGGCAGGAGTCGTCGCAACCGTCACTGGCGCTCGCATTGGAGTCGTCGCAGGTCTCTTCGACCTCGATCAGGCCGTCTCCGCAGACTGAAGTGCGGGTGCTGCAGTCGGCGCTACAGGAATCACCGTCTTCGGTGTTGCCATCGTCACACGCCTCGGCACCTTCCTGGACTCCATCACCGCAGACCACGGTTTTGCAGACATCCACCCAGTACCGGAAGCCATATTGGGGGCCTATGTTGTCGACGCAGGTCAGCCCGCTTGCGCACTCGGACTGGTATCGGCAATGGCCCATTCCTTCGGTGCAGGGTCCGCATTCAGCGGACCAGCAGTAGGAATAATCTCCGGGACTGAAATTACAGGGCGGGCAAAGTGATCCGCTGGTGCACGTCGCGTCGCATGCGGCGTCGGTCGCTGGTGTCGTGTCGCCGTCATCACAACACTCGCCCGGGCCGACGGCGCCGTCACCGCACACCGCGGTGACCTGCGTGCAGTCGGCGTTGCAATAGTCTCCATCTGCAGTATCGCCGTCATCGCAGGCCTCGCCGGGACCGATGTCCGTATCGCCGCAGACGGCCGTGATGCGTTGGCAATCGCTGCGGCAGTAGTCTTCATCATTGGTGTTTCCGTCGTCGCAGACCTCACCGGGGCCTACCTGGCTGTCACCGCAGACCGCGGTCTCTACTCTACAGTCGGCGCTGCAATAGTCGCCATCTGAAGTATTGCCGTCGTCGCAGGCTTCGTCCGCGCCGGTCTGGCTGTCTCCGCAAATGCTAGTCTCGCGGCGGCAGTCGAAGCTGCAATAGTCGCCATCGTCGGTGTTGCCATCGTCACAGACTTCGTCGTAGCCGACCTCGGTGTTGCCGCACTGGCGTAGCGTGAAATAGCCGGGGAGACAGGCAGCCCCGGCATCGGCTTTGCGCCCCTTGAACTTCTTGCCGTCGCTGCCATCGCCGCTGCCCACCGTGGTGAACTCCGAGCAGTAGCGGTAGCGGCCCAATTCCAGGATGGCGTGGACCGTTCCTTCCGAAACACCAGGCTCGAGATCGTAGTCGAAGGTGCGAATGCCTTTTTTGGCCTTGCAGCTCACCGTCAAGCTCTTGGTGCCGCCGATCTTGACCATGTTGCAGGGGCCCAGCTCGAGGCGCGAGTCGGCGTAGCTGTATCCGCGCTTGCCTACGGTACTCACCGCACTCGACCCGGTGGCAAACCAGTTCTGGCAATAGAGCGGGATAGGCTGGGAGTCGTGGCCCGAGGTGGGGCTCACGAAACGCAGCACCGCTTTGGCGGTGCCTACGGGGTCGCCGTTGCACCGTGGGTCGCCGTCGCCACCGCGCGGCGGCGCCTCGATCGTTTTGGCGAGACTAGCCTTCCATTTCGCCCCATTCTTGTAGGGGTCATCAGGGACTTTGTTCTTCAGGATCAGGGCCTTGCCGGGGATGGGCATTTCGATGGGGTCGGGGAAGGCTACCTGAAATTGCTGAGCGCGGATGTAGTAGTCGGTGTCCTTGTAGGCGACGACGAAGTCGCCGTTGGGCATCGCCGCGATGTCGGACCACGAAGCGTCGAGCTGGGTGTTGACCTGGAAGGCGTCGGTGAGGGGAACGCCGGCATGGTCGAAGCGGCGTGCGAGCACCTGGTCATCGCTCCAGGTGACCACGAAGGAGTCGTCGCTGGCCGCGATTCGCAACGGCGGCTCGCGGTAGGAGCCGGAGACATCGGCGCCAAGTTCAAAGTCGTTGGTCAGGGGGTTTCCGTCGGCGTCAAAGATGCGGCCGGTGCCCTCAGACCGGTCGCTGGCCCACGTGACCATAAAATTTCCATTGGCGGCCTGGGCGACATCGACGACGTAGCCATCCTCGTCTTCCGAGCTTACCCCGAACTCCGGAAGTCGTGGGCGGCCTCGTTTGTCGAAGAGGCCGACGCGAATGCTGCCGCCGGGTTGGTTGCCACAACAGGCGCCTTCATCGCGAAAGGCGACGACGAAGTCTCCGTCGGGCCCGCCGGCCCCGGCGAGGTCGCCGTATTGGCCCTGGTAGTACATGGATGTCTCGTTGATGCGGAAGCTGCCGCCTTTGGTCTGACCGATTTTGACGGTGAGGCGCCCGAAGACGCCTTCGTCTATGCCGAAACTTCCGTTGCCGTAGTCGTAATAGTCGTAGCCCTCCCAGAGGACGACGAATTCACCGGTCGGAAGCGAGACGATTTCGGGGTTCGAGTTCTGATCTTCGTCCGGTCGAATCTGGTTCGTGTTCGTTTGGCTGGGGTCGTTGATCTTGAACACAGCGGGTGCGACGTCGCCATTCTCAAGATTGCGTCGGGTGAATAGGCAGGTCGTATCGTAACAGGGCCGATACCCCGTGTAGCTATAAGTTTTGTCGTAGGCGGTGTAGGCGACCACGAAGTTGCCCACCGGGTCGGCGGCGACCGAGATGTCGCCCGTCGAGGTCGAGGTCCGGAGTAGACGTAGTCGGCTTCGCGGCTGATCTGGAATTGTTGGTCCAGCGAGCCCCCATCGGCAAAGAAGCGGCGCCCCTGAACGGTGTCATCCGCTTCCCAGACGACGAGAAAATTTCCGAACGGGTCAGCCGCAATCCGCGGCCCCTCGTAGTCGGGGTAGTCGGTCGACACGAGAATCTCAGGGCCGGCCTTGATGGGTTCCGTGGCAGAAGCCGTCGTGGCAAAGCCCCCAAAAAAACAAGGCGAAAAGGCCCGCGATTGTCATCTGAGTTGATCGTCTCACCACCGCTCTTCCTCTCAATCAACCGAATTCCGTCCCGCAATATTTTCCCTTATTTTAGATTTCTGGTCTTCAGTCAATGACAATTCTTCGAGGGACAGTAGTTCGAAGAAATGATCCGTCGGACGACCCAACGCGAAGACGTCAACTCTCCGGGGCATGCCGGCCGGAGAGTTGACTCCCTCGGTCGTCCAGTTCTAGCTCCTTGCGCGGACATGCCTCGGATACGGATCGCTTTTGGGCCGGCAGGAGGTTTTGGCTGGACCCATGCGGACCTGGCCTGATACCGGATCGCAATGCGCAAAGGAAGATCGTGGGTATTATTGCTGCTCTGGCCAATGTTGCTCGGAGCCAGTTCGGGCGGCGCGAGCCCGGGCCGCGTTGTTGTTCTCGGAATCGATGGTCTAGATCCCGACGTGATCGCTTTGCTTTCGTCCGAAGGAAAACTGCCGAATCTTACAAAGCTGGCACGCGACGGTTCGTTCGGGCGGCTGAAAAGCAGTCGACCAATTTTGAGCCCGATCATATGGACCACGATTGCGACGGGTAAGAACCCGATCGAACACGGTATCGGAGACTTCACTGCAATCAACGAGAAGTCCGGCGAGCGGCTGCCGGTAACCAGCCAGATGAGGAAGGTAAAGGCGCTCTGGAATGTCTTGAGCGCGGCGGGAAAATCGGCGGCGGTTGTCGGGTGGTGGGCTACCTGGCCGGCGGAATCCATCAATGGAGTTTTGG
This genomic window contains:
- a CDS encoding glycosyltransferase family 39 protein, with the protein product MSNENRAQRGRPEQAQTNRDRATLALHLILLTAVSTWFESLFVHQGLNLLDEGWIYYTAKQLHEGGTLYEDVFFVFPPLHALPAWIGYALDPPGLIVTRWIYAMLNVALCISLYLLGRCLMEPRYALIGALLLSLNSASSHASHYLFAYRYVGFSVLALLAFHSRQRSGDARWLVAAGALAGIGLCFRLTPTFAVSIAIGLGILASTRDWRVWVRDGSSYAAGLLTVSGPVIAWYAWTVGPSVLWSEVVQRPVEMTALQSLPVPDLFLPAWSDRAQIEGAFVALEFRIAIAVAGGYLAWVLWGWQRDLRAGHAYRNPLLLALSVFAAVYLTRAFGRACSGHLTSAIPPILLLMGHLLGSLDQGVRRWLPTRWASGIAVTVGILLLAGWTVAQRSDQWILGTLGGHRPIPETGNRVFRDAFIPHSVDLGVRWIKQATKPGDVVLDLSSSPMLHVLTGRRGPGVADIVMPGTFRDEAEEARFLEHMIEDPPDFVLTPAKPFDGREERGFAQTAPLLAAWINENYQVRERSWAFVGWVPRAQKPSRQGRP
- a CDS encoding methyltransferase domain-containing protein — protein: MYFCLLQTAKRLFPTEQCCRAPLLYGIRSLTRAARPGASAAANEARARLRIRRLGLRDDDDPLAVFQKLRRTLKPGGKLLLTTPNTVRLVNFAFMVNGHNFFDRYKGNIYGRHNREFTVPELRQILEQNGFRITEC
- a CDS encoding DVUA0089 family protein, coding for MGNFVVAYTAYDKTYSYTGYRPCYDTTCLFTRRNLENGDVAPAVFKINDPSQTNTNQIRPDEDQNSNPEIVSLPTGEFVVLWEGYDYYDYGNGSFGIDEGVFGRLTVKIGQTKGGSFRINETSMYYQGQYGDLAGAGGPDGDFVVAFRDEGACCGNQPGGSIRVGLFDKRGRPRLPEFGVSSEDEDGYVVDVAQAANGNFMVTWASDRSEGTGRIFDADGNPLTNDFELGADVSGSYREPPLRIAASDDSFVVTWSDDQVLARRFDHAGVPLTDAFQVNTQLDASWSDIAAMPNGDFVVAYKDTDYYIRAQQFQVAFPDPIEMPIPGKALILKNKVPDDPYKNGAKWKASLAKTIEAPPRGGDGDPRCNGDPVGTAKAVLRFVSPTSGHDSQPIPLYCQNWFATGSSAVSTVGKRGYSYADSRLELGPCNMVKIGGTKSLTVSCKAKKGIRTFDYDLEPGVSEGTVHAILELGRYRYCSEFTTVGSGDGSDGKKFKGRKADAGAACLPGYFTLRQCGNTEVGYDEVCDDGNTDDGDYCSFDCRRETSICGDSQTGADEACDDGNTSDGDYCSADCRVETAVCGDSQVGPGEVCDDGNTNDEDYCRSDCQRITAVCGDTDIGPGEACDDGDTADGDYCNADCTQVTAVCGDGAVGPGECCDDGDTTPATDAACDATCTSGSLCPPCNFSPGDYSYCWSAECGPCTEGMGHCRYQSECASGLTCVDNIGPQYGFRYWVDVCKTVVCGDGVQEGAEACDDGNTEDGDSCSADCSTRTSVCGDGLIEVEETCDDSNASASDGCDDSCQIELIQTETEPNNTPATADPLLIGGPGVPGLLRGAIVGNSEDDYFFFELTSTTTVTVNTLAQPGGPWGDTQLWIYNNSGSELGYNDDGGPGYYSRLTLALAPGTYRIKIDEYGRNGNVDYDLFVSVD